TTTTTTCAGCATGGCTACAGCCTAATCCATCAGGTCCGCAAGTTCAGACGCGGCGTTTATGGTTTCAGTTTCTGTATTATCAATGGCACGTACAAATAAGTTGTAGCCCACAACTGCAGGAATGGCGACAAAAATACCCATAGCGGTGGCTACAAGCGCTTCCGCGATACCGTTTGCCACGACAGAAGGCCCGCCGCCGTGCGCAAGCGCCAGGTCCCTGAATGCCTTTATTATTCCAAGGATGGTTCCAAAAAGCCCTACAAACGGCGAAACACTTCCCACCGTGGCAAGAATTCCAAGAAACTTCTGCATTCTTGCCGCTTCATAATTAAGGGTCCTCTGCATGGCAGCTTCCATTTTTTCCCTGCCATCCCCGGACGCTTCCATTCCGGAGCGTATCACAGCGCTTAACGGGCCCGGTGTTGTCTGGCAGAGTGTAAGCACGCCCTGTTTGTCCTTTTTTGCCAGCATCTTTTTAACCCTGTCCATAAAATCCAGGGTATTCACTTTTATTCTGGAAAAACATATTGCCCTGTCAATAATTATCCACCAGGACAGGACAGACACGCCAAGCAGAAAAAATACGGCAGCTCCGCCTTTAATGAAAAGCTGCCAGAACGAAGTATCTCCAAACATTTGTTCCTCCTGAAAATATGTTTTTGCTTTTATTATCTGTTAGAAATTAAATTCAGCGCCAAGCCCAAGGTTTATCCCGGGTTCTTTATAATAATACAATACATACTGCGGGTTATTCAACAGGTTATTTACATACCCGAAGACCTTTATATTATCAGTTATATTTTTTGAAAGAGATACATTTAACCCGCAGAAAGCGGGATTTTTTGCGCCTTTTTTCCCGTAAACAGCACTCTGCCCCTGCGCCTGAGCAGACGCCAGCCAGCCGTATTTTTCAAAATTCACTTTTACTGAAAAAACATTATTGGCAAAATTATTTACATCGGCGGATGTTTTAACGATGTGGTTATACTTGTATTCCGCGTGTAAACTGAAATTTTCCGCCTTTAACGTCTGAATGCTTACACCGGCATAAGTATAGTCCACATCCGCGTTAACCAAAATAAAAACGCCGGTTTGAGATGACTCTTCATAATAACCGTAATCGTCAATACTTTTCATTCCAAAAAATACATCCGTATATATTTCAAATAAGTTCAGCGTGCCGCCTGTCTTTAAACTGATATTTTCCGAAGGAATTTTAAAATCACGGTTTACATATGTATAATCGCCTGCCGCTGAATAATCCGGCGCGTTCATTTTTGGGTCAAATATAAAGTACAGCTCCGCGTATGAGAATAAAGGACAGTTAATATTAAGATACGGGCTGACCCTCATTGTGTTAAGCGTCAGCATATCATCCTGCAGCCTTATCCCAAGCATAAGTGATACCGGGTCAAAATTAAATACGCTTTTTACGGCAAGGTCCATATTAAAAGCGCTTGGAAAATTTTCGCCCGCAGAAAATATATTTGACAGTCTTGTCTTAAACGAAGCAAACGCCCTGACTTTGCGCCCCTGTTCCATTTCAAAATCTTTTTCTGCGTCAATAAACAGCGTCCCCCTGTTTTCGCGGTACACGCCGCCGGCGCTGACAGAAGAAATATTTTCATGGCTGTATTTAAAACCCGCGTCATAGAAATAACCGTTATGTTCGCCCGAATACAGCGCGGCTAAAAACGCGCTGCCGCGGTTAAACTGGCTGCCAAAGAGATTATCAGGAAAAGGGTTAAGCCGCGCATTAAAACCGGCACCAGCAGTGTAATACGCGTTCACAACGCCGTGTTTCATGGAAAACGACAGGTCTAAATCATTATTATTAAGCCATGTTTTCCTGTTATTTACAGGTTCATTATCCCTGTTAAAGTGAAAAAGCCTTGCTGTAAAAGCAGAATCATCCCCCAGATTTTTTCCCGCCATGGCATCTATAAATAACGTGCTCATTGACCCCACATACGCCTTTACCCTGCCGGCAAAATCACTTTCAGTTTCACGTACACCGTGCAGCCCGAAAGCGTCATCTTTAAGGTAATATTCCGGAATGCCCACTTTTTCTTTTTCATACAGGACATTTTTTACATCCTGAAGGTTTTCAAGTGCTCTCATTTCCCTTTTAACCGATATTTTTGTATCTATCTTTCCTTTAATAAGAATCTCCGGCGCCTTAAAGTCAAAACCCTGCCCTTTTGTAACAGAAGGCAATAATTCATTGCTTTCGGCTTTATACTGCCCGTCCTTAAACTGTCCCGGCTGTTCATTTACGTCTTCAATTGTATCTTCCGCGGCCGCGAAACATAAAACAGTATTAAGGAACATTACCATAAGAAGCATAATTAATTTTTTCATTGCGTCACCCCGGAAGGCTTTACCGTTGGTTTTACGGCAGGGGCCGGATTCATCAGTTTATACTGTTCTTCCAGAAGCTCCGCTCTCTTTTTTGCCACAGATGTATATTTAACATCTTTTGCGGATTTTACTATTTTTTTATACGCTGAAATAGCCGCCTTCAAATTTCCCTGTTTTTCATATATTTTACCCGCGCCGTCAAGCGCAGGCACAAACCATTCTTCGTCCTGAGGAAAATTGTCATAAACCTTATTAAAAGCAGCGGCAGCTTCGTTATCTTTTCCCTGTGCCTGATAAATGTCGCCTATCCAAAACTGCGCCTCTGCCGCTTTTTTGCCTTTTGCCGCGGAAAGTTTTTCAAATATATTTATGGCTTCTTCATATTTTTTTATGTCCTGATAAAGGTAAGCAAGGTTCATATGCGCCCTTTCATGCAGTTTGCAGCCCGGCATAGTGTCAATTATGGCAAGATACATTTTAACCGCATTATCCATGTCGTCTGTCCTTTTATAAGACATGGCGGCATTAAAGTGTGATTCGCAGCTATTTTCCGAATTGGGATACTTGTTAATAAAAAGCACGTAATTTTCCGCGGCGCTTTTGTAATCATGAAGTTTGTAGTATGAGTTTGCCGTCCTGAAAAGCGCTTTGTCTACAAATGCCGAATCCGGGAATTTATTTATGATTGTCCTGAAATCATTAATGGACATCTGGTAATTTCTAAGGTAATAATTTGAAACGCCGCTGAAGTACCACGCGTTGTCAGCCAGTTCATGGGAAGGGTGTTTGGAAGTAAATTTCGCGAATTCCGATACCGCGGTTTCATACTTTGAAGAGTTGTAATAATGCTCCGCCACCCTGTACATTATCTCCGGCGCATAGGAACTGCCGCTGTATTTTTCCAGAAACTGCCGGGACACTTCCACCGCTTTTTCCGTGTCCCCAAGCTGATAATAAGACCACTGTATTCCATACAGCGCTTCGGGCACCCTGTAATGTTCGGGGTATTTTTCCACAAGCTCCCTGTACGAAACCACCGCCTGCGCGTATTCCGCCTTATTATAGAAGCTGTCGCCTTTTTTTAACAGCGCTTCCTGGTTAAGATGGGTATCGCCGTAATTTTTTATAATTTCATCAAAGTTTTTAACTGCCGCATCAAAATCATTCTTCCTGAAATACGCCCACCCTATCCTGAAATAAGCCTCTGCTTTTTTTACCCTGTCGGTTGTTTTGTTCAGATAATCGCGCCACATAGAAGCCGCGGTGTCAAAATCTTCCTTTCTGTAGCGGCAGAAAGCCGCGTAAAACAGCGCTTCCTGTTTTATCTCCGCAGGCGCGTCTTTTGATGACAATATGGAGGAGTATATTCCATAAGCCCTGTCAAATTCATACGCTCCGTAAAGCGAATTGGCGCTCATAAAAAGCGCCCTTGTTTTTAATTCGGCATCCCCCGCAAAAGCGGCTTCCTTTGCGGCGCCGTCAAATTCCAGCCTTGCGGAATCAAACCTGTTTGCGGCGTAATGTATCCACCCCAGCCCATAACGCGCCTCTGCTTTTATTCCGGACACATCGTCAAATTCATCTATTGCTTTCTTATAATATCTTGCCGCTTCAACGGGGTTTTCTTTTTCAAAAAATATATCCCCAAGTTTTACCGTGCTTTTTGCCTTAAGGCCGCGTTCCGCTTTATCATCCGACAGAATTCCATTATATGCAGCCTGTGCGCTGTCCCTGTTGCCGTTATTGGAATCGCACCACGCCTTCATAAATCTGGCAATATTCGCGTCTTCAGGATATTTATTTTCTATCACCGAATATGTCTGCGCGGCTTCGGCAAACCGGTCCATCTTCGTATAAATTTCCGCCGTCATGAAATAGGAAGCCCTTGTAAGTTCTTCTATGCTGTACTTGCTTATGATACCTCCGTAAAGATTTAAAGCCCCGTAATACTCGCCCTGCTTTTGATTCAGATAGGCCATCGCATATTCAGAATACGCGGCAGGCAAGGTGTCCGGATAGTCTGTCATTACTTTTTGATACTGCTCCATGGCTGCTTTGCTGTCATTTTTTGCCTCATAGCACAGCCCCTTTTTATATTCCGACCAGATAGAAAGCATGTCGCCCGGGTAATTTTTTATAATTGAATTAAAAGCTGAAAATGCCCTGTCATAATAGGAAAGCATGAAATAGTTCCAGGCGCGGAAATATTCCACCATAGCCTTAAATTTATTGTCATTTACATTTTTTTCAAGCAGTACATCGCAGATTTTTACAGCATCTTTGTATTGTTCAAGCGAATAAAGCGTGTTGGCGCGCCTGAATTCCGAATGGTTTATTATTTCACTGCCGGGATATTCATTTTTCACCCTGTCAAAGAACCTTAAAGATTCCTTCGCCATCCGTTTTTTTTCATCCCCGTTGGCTGCAAGTGATTTTTCATAATAAACCCGCCCGGTCATATAATAAGCATAGTCAAAATTGGCATAGTCGGAATATTTTTCAAGCCTGCCAAGGTAAGAAAGAGCGCCGTCATAATCCCCGGATAAGAACAGGTTTTCAGCCGCAAGAAGGCAGGCGTCTTTGGCAATATAACTGTCAGGGTATTCTTTAAGTACAATTTCCGAGTATTTGGCAGCCGACTGATAATCCTTTAAATTAAAATAACACTCCGCCATCCTGTAGTAGAGTTCTTTGCGGAATTTGTTTACATCCTGCGGATATTTCTGCGGAATGCTCATATAAGCAGAAAGAGCTTTTGAGTATTCGCCTTTTTTATAAAAAGCTTCAGCCCTTACAAAATAAGCGCTGCCTGCCAGAGCCGCTTCCGGACGGTTTACAATAAAATTTTTAAGCAGGTTTTCAGCGATAGAAAAATTATTATTCAGAAAAAGAGAGTACGCAAAATCATACTCTTCCTGTTCCGCGGATGTGTACGCCGGAATCTGCGTGCATACAGCAGAAATAAACACACAGGTTAATAAAAGTTTTTTCAAATTTACCGCCTTCATGCTTTTTTAATATCGCCTGATTTATTACCGTCTAAAAAAAAGTAAAAAAGCCCCTATCTCACAAGAAGATAGAGGCTTTTTTATATTCCACATCCCGATTAATACTTTATAGGAAGCTTTTTCCTTGGTTCCGTGTGAGGTTCATAACGCGGTGTTTCTTTTGCTTTACCGACCGCATCATCTATAACATCATCAGAGAAGTTCTGATTTATTTCAAAGTTCTGCCTTGGATAAATCAAGTCCGGGTCTTCAATTAAAGCCTTATTGGCTTTATAAATAAGGGGCCACTTGAAAGAATCGCCGTAAATTTTGCTTTTGCCGGATATTCTCCAAAGGCTGTCGCCGCTGCTGACCCTGTATTTTGAAAGTTTTCCTGACTTGCTGCTTGCAACCTTAACGGGAGCAGGCGCTTCTTCTTCCTCTTCTTCTGCGTACTCTTCATCAGAAGGAGGGGGAGGTACATCTTCACTTTCTTCTTCAGCAGGCGGCGGAACATCGCTTTCCGCAAATTCGTCAGCAGGAGGAGGCATGTCATCGCTTGCAAAATCGTCTCCCGGCGGCGGCGGTATTTCATCCCCGCCAAAGTCATCTCCCGGGGNGAGGAGGCATGTCATCGCTTGCAAAATCGTCTCCCGGCGGCGGCGGTATTTCATCCCCGCCAAAGTCATCTCCCGGGGGTAAAAGTTCTTCATCCGCGTCCGGCGGTGGCGGAAGGTCAAAATCATCCGCTGCAACTAAAACAGTGTGAACATTAAGCATTACCAGTAATGAAAAAAGAAAAAACATAATCCCGAACCTTTTCATATAGGTCTCCCTCCTTAAATTGTTTTAAGGAATTTTTTATGGAGCGGGAAACGGGATTTGAACCCGCGACCCCCTCCTTGGCAAGGAGGTGCTCTACCACTGAGCTATTCCCGCTCTTCACAAAATTGTTCAATTATTATATATATATTTAACTTTATTGTCAAACTATTTTTGGCGTTCCCAAAAACGTCTTATATATAAGATAAAAACTTAAAGCTGCCTGGTAAATATGCCCTTTATCATTCCCATAAAGCTGCCCTTTTCACCTATAATTTTAGACAGTCCCTCAATTGATTTTTCAGCGCTCCTTTCCCCCATTTTTATCAGGTCTTCCTTTCTATGTATGTCAAACGGCCCTATTCCCACAATTTCCGGGGAAATTGTAAAATCCGCTTCGCCGCCCCTGCCTTCCCTTAGCTTAGTGCTGTTTATTATAGCCACCTGCCAGCTTCTCCACACCAGATTGAAAATATCCCTGTGTTTTGAAATATCAGTCCTGTTGCCCGCAAGCACATCAACTGCTATTACAAAATCCGCGCCTAATTCCCTTGCGGCTGCCACAGGCACATTATCTACAATTCCGCCGTCAACGCAGATGGTGCCCCCTATGGTAGCCGGGGTAAAGATTCCCGGAATGCTGCAGCTTGCCCTGATAGCGGGAGCAATAGGGCCTTCTTTAATTACATGCCCGGTTGCCGTTATAAGGTCAGTTACCACAGCTGCGAATTTTACCTTTGTATCCTGAATTTTTTTCACTTTAAAATGCTTATCTATAAAAGTTTCTATCTTATCAAGGTCTATAAGCCCTTCCTTGGGAATATTAAGGGAAGCAATATCGCTCCATTTTAATTCAAGGGCAATTTTTTCAAACTCTTCAACTGTAAGGCCTGACGCTATTCCTCCGCCTACAAGGCTTCCAACACTGGTACCGGTTATAATATCGGGTTTTATACCGTATTTTTCAAAAACTTTTAAAACCCCAATGTGAGCGTAACCATATGCGGCTCCCCCGCCCAATGCAAGTCCTATTTTCATAATTACCCCTTTAAATTTTTCTTTTTAACCCCAAATCCTGGCATACATGTTCTATTATTTCAAAATCTATTCTTTCCCTTTTCATCAGATACGCCTCTAACAGGGCGTTATCGCATATGGTGTTTATCAGGCGCGGAGTTCCGCCGGCGTATTCAAATATGGCATCCAGCGCCATGTCGGAAAAAATATCATTTTCATTTCCCGCTACTTTCATCCTGTGTTTTATATAATTTATTGTAGTGCCCCTTTCCAGTTTTCGCAGTTTAAACTTTATGGCTATTCTCTGCTCCAGCGGCGGGTCAAGCGCTATGTTCTGTTCCAGCTCCGGCATTCCTATAAGGACAAGGGTCAAAAGTTTTCTGCCCGGCACTTCAAGGTTTAAAAGCCCCCTGAATTCTTCAAAAATTTCCCTTGTTTTAAGCATGTTGGCTTCATCAATAAGAATAACAGCTTTCTTGCCTTCTTCGTAAAGGCCTAATAACCTTTGATACAGCTGAGGAAGAAGTTCTTCCTTTTTTTCCGCGGGATTCTTTATGCCTATCTGAAAAGCTATCCGTTTTAACAGCCAGGATGCCGTAATTTCCGAATGCACTATTACAAGCAGCGATTCCACAAATGAATCATCCGCTTCCAGTTTTTCAAGCACTTTCCTGGCAAGCAGGGTTTTACCCGCGCCAATTTCCCCCAGCATAACCACAAGGCCTTTCATGGTTTCGGCCGCATGCATTATTTTCACCATGGCTTCCTGATGCATCTCACTGTCATAATAAAACCTTGAATCAGGCGCGTTGGAAAAAGGCTGTTCTGTAAGTCCAAAATACTGTTCGTAGCTCAATGTAACCTCCGTAGGCCGGTAAAAATTTTTCACCGTGACTTAAAAGATAAAAGCATACCGCTTTCTGATATGCTTTTATCTTTTAAGCCGCATGGTTAATTATATGTATGAAACCTTGCTCTGTTTTTTTCCTGACTCGGCGCTTTCTTCTTTTTTGCCGTGGTGGTCGTGCCTTTTTAATATATCTTCAAGTTTAAGTTTGGCTTCCGCGTTATCCGGTTCTTTTAAAGCTATCTTTTTAAGTATCCTTTCAGCCTCTGCCATCAGCCCCTGTTTCATAAATATATCCGCCGCCATGACAGTCACAAAATCCAGCGCGCTTTCATCCGCTTCGGCGGCGCTTTGCCCGCGAGGGCTTTCTATGGAATCACGTTTTCTTTCTTCGTCAGCGGTCTTTTTTCTGTGTTCATCATCTTTCTTTTTAATGTCTTCTCTTTCTTTTATTGCGTTTTTCTCTTCTTCTTTTTTATTTCTGCCGGCTTCTTCATTTTTCTTCTTATTTTCCTCTTCTTCAGCCCTTTTCTTCTTATCTTCTTCCATTTTCTTTATAAGGTCCTGCTGCCGTTTCTTTACGTTTTCTTCTTCCTGCGCCCTTTTCTTTTTTTCGGATTCCAGTTCCGCAGTAAGTTCTTTCTGCTTTTTCTTTACCTCTTCCTCTTCTTTTCTCCTGTTATCTTCTTCTTTCTGCCTTTTTATTTCTTCTTCTTTTGCCGCGGCCTTTTCATCAACGGCCGGAGTTTCCGGTATTCCGGCATACTGAGAATATGCCGCGTTTAATTTTTTCTTTATCTGGGGATTTCCCGGGTCAAGCAGTATGGCTTTCTGAAAAAGCTCAATTCCTTCATCAAAAGAGCCGCTGTTAATAAATGTTTCCGCCATGGCTAAAAGAGCCGGAATATCCTCTTTTGTCTGTTCGTGCGCCGCGGCCGGCGTATAGTCTATCTTAACGTTTTCAATTGCATCAGAAGGCTTGATTTTTGGCATTATTACTTCCGGCGGCGCAGCAGCAACAGGCGGCAGATCAAAAACAGGCATTTCCTGCCGGATAAAAACAGGCGGCGCCTGTTTTTCAGGAACAGGTTCCACCGGCGGAGGCGCTGAAAATTGCACAGGCTCCGGAGCCCCTGATAATTTTTTAGCCCTGCTTATTATTTCTTTATTGGCCGGGTCATTTTCTTCCGCGTGTTTATACGCTTCCTGTGCCTTATCAGGCAGATTTTCTTTTGTATAAATGTCAGATATTTTAATAAATGTATCCGCTGCTTCTTTCTTTTTCTTCATAAGCAGGTAAGTATCCGCAAGTTTCTGCAGCACTTCAAGATTTTCCGCCTCTGTCGCAAGCACTTTATTTAAGACGCCTACCGCTTTATCATATTCCTGCTTTTTTGTATGTATATTGGAAATCATTACAAACTTTGCGACAGCTTCTTTTTTCTGCCCTTTATTAAGCATAAGCTGGGCTATCATTTCATGCGCTTCTGTATTTTCTTCTTCCGCTTTTATTATCTTGTTGTATATTGAAAGCGCCTCGTCGGTCTGCCCAAGGTCATTGTGGATATTGGCCATAATCTGAAGGGCCCCCACATGGTTGGCCTTGAATTTTAAAAGCATATCAAGTTCTTTTTTCGCTTCGTCATACACTTTCTTATGAAACAGGGCGGCGCCCTTAAAATAGTGCGCTTCTATGCTTTTAAACTCCACGGCTTTCTGCGCGTAAAATTCGGTGCGTTCAACATTCTGTTCTTTCCAGTAATATTCCGCCAGAAAAAGAAATTCCCTTTTGGCGTCGGAATCATTGCCTTCCCTTTCATAAATCTCCGCTATTTTTTCCCTTACTTCAATATTATCCGGCTGAATATCCATTATTTTCTGGTAAATGGGAAGGGCTTTTTTATACATCCTTTTATTAAAATATACTTCCACTATTTTTTCATAATAGACCAGCGACTCTTTTTTATCGCCCTTCTGCGCGTAAAGTTCGCCCAATTTCTGATAGGTATCAAGGCTTTCAGGGCTTATTTTTATAATTTCCTTATACGCTTCAATTGCCTTGTCTATTTCGCCGCTTTCAATAAGTTTGTCCGCTTCTGTGTGTTTTTTTATCATTATCTGGCGTTTTCTATCGCTGTCGTTTAATTTTGAAGAATCAAGCAGCCCTATTTTTTTATAAATTATCTGAGCCTTATCCGCCAGCCCCTGTTTTATGTGCGCTTCCGCGGCAATCATATATTCCTGATAGGCAAGCTCGTCTTCGTTCTTCTTTTTATATACATCCCCAAGCATATTGTGAGTTGTAAAATCGGTAGGGTCAAGCGCAAGCAGCTTTTTATACTCTACAATGGCTTTATCCCATCTGCCTTCCTGGGAATAAATCATAGCCATCTTTTTTATGTTTGCTTTATTATCTACCGCCATTTTTACCTCATAAAATAATATATATTCAGGCATGGTTATAACCATGCTAATGTTAAAAACTGACAAAAAACCTTCTATTGCGATTATATACCATGTAAAAGTCAAAGTAAAGCCAAAGAATTTTACCGTTAAACAGGAGGCTTGAATGCTTGGATGTTTAGATGCTTGGTAAAATCCTAAATCAACTGCCGCGCCCTGAAAGGACGCGCCTACCACTGCATATACCCAAACCCGGTAAAACAGAGGGACGGATGGTCGGATGCACGGAGGGACGGAAGTAAAGGCAAAAAAACAAATTTGAAAATTCGAAATTGGAAGATTAGAAGAAAACCACAGGGGTTGGGTGTGTTTTTTCAGTGCGTGCCGCCCTAACTCACTGTGTATGCGGCAGGAGCGGTTTAATGCTGCGCCGGCATATTCGGATGTGCCGCGGGCTCACAGTTGCCAATGACGTTAACACACCGGCGATTTCAAGTTTGTTTGCCTGCAAGAATACCAATTTGCGGCGCGTACTGAAAAAATATACCCAAGCCCGGTACGGCAGACGCTTGGAGACTTGGACGTTTAGATGCTTGGTAAAATCCTGAATCAACTGCCGCGCCCTAAAGGGACGCGCCTACCACTGCATATACCCAAACCCGGTAAAGCAGAGGGACGGATGGTCGGATGCACGGAGGGTCGGAAGTAAAGGCAATGATAAAACAAATATTGAAAATTCGAAATTGGAAAATTGGAAGGATAAACCCGGTAAAACAAAAGGACGGAAGAAAAATTAAACAACAAAAATACATTTCTTAATACAAAAACCCCTGAACAAAAAAGTATTATTATGTTCAGGGGTTTTTGTATTTATGTTTATTATTACTTATTCTTGTTTAACATCACCATAAATCCCTTAAACGGCGCCAGAATTCCCTGCTTCCATGCCACCCTGTGGGTTACCCCGCTTGCGCCTTTTACCTCTTTTTCGTGCTTTATATACCATTCGTAGGAGTGGACAAGGGCGTCTGCTTCGGTAAACTTTGGCGACCAGCCAAGCTTTGTTTCCGCTTTTTCTATTGATACAAAGGAATCCTTATGCGCGGTGCCGTATACCCATTTGTAAAGGGGCGATATGCGCAGCATCCAGAATATTTCAAGGAAAAATATCAAAAGCCCTGCCGGAGTTTTCATAACGCGTGATTTGGAACCCACCCTGCTGAAAAATTCTTCAAGGTATTGTTTTACAGGCGGCGTATTTTTAGCGCCCACGTTAAATGTGTCATTGGCGATTTCCGCGGGTTTTGTGAGCATAAGGTAAATTGCGTCCACCAGGTCCTGAACTTCAAGCAGTTCATACCTGTTATTGCCGTTGCCTATGCACGGGATAAGGGCGCCTGCTTCCACCCAGTCATACAGTATCTGAAAGACTCCAAGCCTTTCTGTACCGATAAAAGTCTTGGGCCTGACAACAGGAACTGTCATGCCTTTTGTCCTGTACTCTTCGCATATTTTTTCGGCTGTTATTTTTGTTTCGCCGTAAGGCCCTACGCCTATAAGCGGGTCTGTTTCAAAAAGCGGGTGCTTTTCCGGCACGCCGTAAACAGCTGTGGAGCTTACCTGTACCACCCTGTTGATATTGTTTGCTTTTGCCGCTTCAAGAACGTTTTTTATGCCGTCCACGTTGGTGGAATAGATATCTTTTTTGCTCCACAAAGGAAGCGCTGCCGCCGCGTTTACCACGGCGTCATAACCTTTAAAGGCCTCTTTTACAGCTTCAAAATCCCTTACATCAACTTTCTTATACTCCACATTTGCCGCGTACTCTTCTTTTCTGAATGTGTCAATGTCAAGCACAAGAATTTTTTCATATTTATCCGCAAGTTTTTTGCAGATGTGAAACCCTAAAAATCCCGCGCCGCCGGTCACAACAAGTTTTGCCATTTATTATTCCTCCTTTAATATGATGAATTATTATACAACACAAAAGCCCGTGTTTAAAGCCCTGATACAAGCTCCCCAATGTCGCCCACATATTCAAGCCCCGCGTTTTTGCCCGTACCTTCAAAAATCACTTCGCGGTTTTTGCCGGTTTTTCTGCCGAATGTAACTTTTAATTCTGACTGCAGGCTTTCTTTTATTTTTGTGGACATACCGCCAAAAGACGGCGCCGCCAACACAGCCCCGTCGGCACGTTTGCCGGTTACTTCCATAAAATATTTATTATCCTCTATTGTAAAATGAATATTGTGCTCGTCCGCTTTAAGCCCGATAATTTTTGCGCCCAGGTAAGTTGTAAACCTGTAAACTTTTCCGTCAAGATAAAACCCACACAAATACCCGGTAAAACTTTTTCCAAACCACGGGATTTTGGCTATTGATACAAATACGGATGCATTGGGCTTTTCAAAATGGTTGGACTGCGCCCATATCCATGATGACGGCATTGAAGTGCCCCAGTCTTTTTCCATGTAGCCGCGCCCGTTATTCATATCATACTCATGTCCGTTTACAGTAATTTTACCTTTGATAGCATGGTCAAAACCCATGATACCGTGGTAGCATTCCATCCTTGGCACAAAAGCGTACCACCCCATGGCGCCGGGCGACAGCAGTGACACAGGCCAGCCTGTCATTTCAGAATAGGACAGTTCGCCCTTTATAACAGCTTCCGGCGTTTCAATATCAAGCTTAATTCCCTGTTTTGTGAATTCAGATTTGCCTATATTTACTTTAAACTCTTTTTTATTATATTTAAATTCATCCGCGCCGTACCTGAAATAATAAGCGGACTTTTCCCTGGCATTAAAAAACTGTATGAAACTGTGCGTGTCGTTTTTATCCACGATAGAGATACCGGGAATAACCGCAATAGCGGACGAACTGTCAGCGCTTACGTTTTTATAATACCACCCTTCAAAGTAATG
The nucleotide sequence above comes from Candidatus Goldiibacteriota bacterium HGW-Goldbacteria-1. Encoded proteins:
- a CDS encoding AAA family ATPase — encoded protein: MSYEQYFGLTEQPFSNAPDSRFYYDSEMHQEAMVKIMHAAETMKGLVVMLGEIGAGKTLLARKVLEKLEADDSFVESLLVIVHSEITASWLLKRIAFQIGIKNPAEKKEELLPQLYQRLLGLYEEGKKAVILIDEANMLKTREIFEEFRGLLNLEVPGRKLLTLVLIGMPELEQNIALDPPLEQRIAIKFKLRKLERGTTINYIKHRMKVAGNENDIFSDMALDAIFEYAGGTPRLINTICDNALLEAYLMKRERIDFEIIEHVCQDLGLKRKI
- a CDS encoding MotA/TolQ/ExbB proton channel family protein, translating into MFGDTSFWQLFIKGGAAVFFLLGVSVLSWWIIIDRAICFSRIKVNTLDFMDRVKKMLAKKDKQGVLTLCQTTPGPLSAVIRSGMEASGDGREKMEAAMQRTLNYEAARMQKFLGILATVGSVSPFVGLFGTILGIIKAFRDLALAHGGGPSVVANGIAEALVATAMGIFVAIPAVVGYNLFVRAIDNTETETINAASELADLMD
- a CDS encoding epimerase; the protein is MAKLVVTGGAGFLGFHICKKLADKYEKILVLDIDTFRKEEYAANVEYKKVDVRDFEAVKEAFKGYDAVVNAAAALPLWSKKDIYSTNVDGIKNVLEAAKANNINRVVQVSSTAVYGVPEKHPLFETDPLIGVGPYGETKITAEKICEEYRTKGMTVPVVRPKTFIGTERLGVFQILYDWVEAGALIPCIGNGNNRYELLEVQDLVDAIYLMLTKPAEIANDTFNVGAKNTPPVKQYLEEFFSRVGSKSRVMKTPAGLLIFFLEIFWMLRISPLYKWVYGTAHKDSFVSIEKAETKLGWSPKFTEADALVHSYEWYIKHEKEVKGASGVTHRVAWKQGILAPFKGFMVMLNKNK